In Shewanella sp. MR-4, the genomic stretch TCAGGATCATAATGCTGTAAAAGCTGATAGGTTTCATGATCCCCAAACAGAATGATCTTCACATCTAAGGGAATGGGTTCCGGCGCCAATGAGATAGTGCCCGAGAGTGAGACTTCCCGCTCCAAGGAGCTTAAATCTAACTTGCGGGAGCGCAGTGCACGTTTCAAGCCGTCCCATACATAGGGGCGCTCCAGTACTTTGATGGCATCCATCAACAGCACGCCACCGTTGGCCTTGTGTAAGCTTCCTGGGCGGATGAGTGAAAAGTCGGTAAACACTGTGCCCCTAAAGGTGGCGTTCTCAACATAGCCAAACAGGCTGTGGTAGCTTGGGCTTTCTTCAACCACAATCGGGAATTTTTGCTCCCCTTGGCATACGATGACGTTGACCTGATAGCGGCGTGGCATTTTCTTTTCAAGGGAGGCGTAGGCGAGGGCGAGTTGCTCTTCACTCTCCTCAAGGAAAATATCTAAATTACTTAAGATATCCGACTGCATCCCCGTTAAGAAGGCTCTGACTTCGGGCTGATGTTTGTATTTGTCTTTCAAGGGTTTGAAAAAGTGCACCAGCACATCTTTAGCGACTTGTTCGTCGTGTTCCTGTTGGGTATCGCTAAACTCTTCTTCCCATTCGGTATTTTGTCGAATGATGCCGCGAAGTTTAACTTCGAGCCCATTGATATTGCTTTCAAACTGGGCGCGCTCGGCTTCGGTTAAGGCGCCAAAGGAGACCTCGTCATGGGGCTCTTCGCCATTGAGGGCAACCATTTGATAATCGCCCTGCAGGGTTAAACTGAGGCTAATGTTTTTCTGTTTGGCTTCTTCACTCAGCTCTGTCAGCGCGGCTTCTTGTTTTTGTGCTAGTTGGCTTTTGAGCTTTTCAGCTCGGGCATAATACATTTCGTTATCGAAGGCTAAGGGCAGCGCTTTGACCAGTTTTAGCATGAGTTTTTCGATGGACTTTTTAAACTCTTGCCCCGTTCCTGCGGTCAGCTTAAGCACTTTAGGGCTGCGAGTATCGTCAAAGTTAACCACATAGCACCAGTCAAACAGTGACGGTTCAATAGGATCATGGCGATTCAGGTAACGCAGCATCATTGTGCGTTTACCTAAGCCGTTTTGGCCAATAGCATAAATGTTATAGCCCTTTTCCTTGATCCCCATGGCGAATTCCACCGCCTGTTGGGCACGCTCCTGCCCAACAATATCATCGAGTGGCGTGAGCTGAGCGGTAGACTGACACTCAGGGTTAAGCTGTTTAAGTTCGGATTTACGATAAAGCTGTTGACTCGTTAACGGGATGGCGGGTGTTGCTGTGGGCACGGTAGGCATAGAGATCCTTGTTTTTCATCCTGAATATTTCCATTGTAGACAATAGGATAATGTTGTTGTCAATGAAAAGGCGCTAAATTGTATTTAAATCAGTGTTGGGATTGATGAATGGTTTTTTGTCAGTTGAAGGGACTAAAAATTTCTTATTTTCATTAGGTTAGATTTGCTAGTTTTTTCGTGGCGATATTTGAAACAAAGTAATCGGCGATTGGGCCAAATATTTATGTATTAGTGAATGACGATGATTGAGTGTCTGCGGTAATATTGTTGAGCGAGCCTGAGTGTTAAAGCGCTTGAGCGACTAATCTAAGCTGGCGGTTAAGGTTGGATTGCAGTGTGTTAAGGCGAGGGCATGCCCTCAATCAAAATGGAATTGTAGGGGCTACAGTTAGCAAGCTTATGATTGATATTACAATTTCACCAAAACAGTTGTCGGATTGGGCAAACGATTTACAGTTGGTTGCCGATATGACTCAGTCACATGCTGTGGTCCTACAGGCCAGTGTGGCGGGTGACTATCGTCTATTAGTTCAGTCGTCTCAATGCCAATCATCTGATATTGAAGCCCTTATTCGGCATTTTAATCTTAAAGCGCATTTAAACCTGCATCAAAATGCCACTCCTAAAGTCAAAGTCGCCTCTTCTGCTGACACCGCTTATAACCCCTTCAATGAATCACGCACCTTTAGTCACCATCAGGTGGACCTTCCCGAGGATATTCGTCAGGCGTGTGCCTATAAGCGCGCCTTGATCCAAAATATCAGCAGCAATCTCCAATGGTGCGATACTGGGCTTGGCAGTTTGATTTACCTGCCGATCCTCTGGACTTCGGGGGCGCATTTTGGCGTCTTGTGTGTGTATAACAGCGATCCTTTACATTTAGGGGATAGGGCGCTGCAATTGGCTTCGCTCACGGTCAATAGCCTACAGCTCAATTTGAGCGAGTTGCTAAAGCAGCATAAATACGCCTTGGAGGCGCAGCGCGGGCAAGTCTATGCGCCCGATGTCATTGACCTACAAACCTTTATCGATAGTTTTGAAGAACATATTTGGGTTAAAAATACCGAAGGTGTTTATACCATCTGCAACCATAGTGTTGAGAAAGCCTGGGAGTTGCCACGCAGTGAAATTGTCGGCAAGACGGATGAAGACCTTTTTGGTAAAGAAATCGCCGAGATTTTTCTCAATGGTGACAGGCTTGCGATTGAAGCGGGGACACCGATTATCGTCGCCGAGTGTTTAGACGGTGAAAAACAGAATAAACACTTATGGTTAGAAACCCTTAAAATTCCGGCTACTACGGCCGACGGCGCGCTTGCCGGTGTCATAGGCATGACCCGCAATATCTCCAAGCATAAAGAGGTTGAAGAGCAGCTCACGCTGGCGACTAATGTGTTTAAACATACCCTCGAAGGTGTGGTGATCACTGACAGGCATGGCAATATCACCGATGTGAATGGTGCCTTCTATGAAATCACTGGCTACTCGCGGGAAGAGTTGCTCGGCCAAAATCCACGATTATTTAACTCGGGTCGCCACGAGAAAGCCTTTTTCGATGCCATGTGGAATCACTTACTCGAGACGGGTAAGTGGAATGGCGAAATTTGGAATCGCCGCAAGGATGGCACTATCTTCCCGCAAAATATCACCATCAGCACCATTTATGATGAGTTAGGTGATGTGCGCTATTTTGTGGCGGTATTTTCCGATATTTCCGCTCAAAAACAGAGCGAGGCCCAGCTCGCCCATTTAGCTTATTTCGATCCTTTGACCCATCTGCCAAATCGCATGAAGCTGATGATGCAGCTTAAACAAGAACTCAGACATGCAAAAAGGCTCAATGCCCAACTAGCCACAGTGTTTATTGATGTGGATTTGTTTAAACATATCAACGACAGTTTCGGCCACAGTATTGGTGACGAAATGCTAGTGGAGTTGGCTAAGAGGTTACGCAGTCAGCTGCAAGAGCAAGATGTGTTGTCGCGAATTGGCGGCGATGAGTTTGTGGCGCTGATCTCGGGCATTCAAAGCCATGAGGATGCCGCCGCGGCCATTAACCAATTACGCCAAGTGTTTGAACAGCCCTTTGTGGTGAGCACTGGGGATCATCTGCGTCTGACAGCCAGTATGGGAGTGTCCATCTATCCCGATGATGGCAGTAATGCCGATACCTTACTGCGTAACGCCGATGCCGCCATGTACCGCGCTAAGAGTGAAGGCCGCAATAACTTTGCTTTTTACACTGAGTCGCTCACTAAGCAATCCTTTGAGCATCTAAAACTGCAGAGTGCGCTTTATGGCGCCCTTGAGCAAAACGCTTTGTATTTGATGTATCAGCCTAAATTGGATTTAGTCAGCCGTAAAACTATAGGGGTTGAGGCGCTACTGCGTTGGAATGACCCGATATTGGGACAAATTTCCCCAGGGGTATTTATTCCCGTCGCCGAGAAAATCGGGCTGATTTACGATATTGGTTTGTGGGTGCTCGAAACCGCTTGCCTTCAAGGTGTGCGTTGGCTTGCCGAGGGGAAACCCTTTGGCCGAATCGCCGTTAACGTTGCCGGACAACAGCTACAACGTAGCTCCTTTGTTGAGGATGTAAAACGCATCCTGACACAAACAGGATTGCCCGCCACTTGCCTTGAGCTTGAAGTGACTGAAAGCGTGATGATGCATAATCCCGATGTGGCGATTCGCGACTTAAAGCTGCTAGGGGATCTTGGTATTGAGCTTTCGGTCGATGATTTTGGTACCGGATACTCCTCCCTTAACTATCTGAAAAAACTGCCGATTCATAAGCTTAAGATTGACCAATCCTTTGTGCGGGATATTCCCTTCGACACCAACAATACCGCTATCGCTAAAGCCGTAATTGTTCTAGGGCATGCGCTCAAGTTAGAGATAGTGGCAGAAGGGGTTGAGACTCAAGCACAGGCCGAGTTTTTAACCCAAAACCTGTGCGATCAGGCGCAGGGGTATCTCTTCAGCCGTCCGCTATTACCCGCGGATGTTGAGGCGTTTTTAGCGAAAGCCTAAGCGCGTCTAGTGAAAGCCTAAGCGTGCCTATCGATCATCAGGCTGATTAGGCACGATTAACGCCGTGAGCAACTGACAGATGCAATGCAACTGGTCGCTCTAGCGGCTGTCTGTTAACATGGCGCCATTATTGTTTTTGGTGATCTTCCATGTCTTTTAGCGCGCTTTCCCTACATTCTCAGTTAGTGAATACCTTAGCCGAACTTGGCTATCAGCAGCCCACGCCTATCCAAATTGAAGCCATTCCCGCTATTTTGGCAAAACAGGATGTGATGGCGGGTGCACAAACGGGAACAGGGAAAACCGCAGCCTTTGCTCTCCCGGTTTTGCAGCAATTACTCCTCGATAACCAAAGCCAAGATGCACCTAAGGATATTCGAGCCCTAGTGCTAGTGCCGACTCGTGAGTTAGCGGTGCAAGTGCAGCAGAGTTTTGGGAAATATGCCAAAGGCACTGACATTCGTATCGGGATTGCCTACGGCGGCGTGAGTATCGAGGCTCAGCAAGCCGAATTTAAGGCCGGCATCGATGTGCTTATCGCGACGCCTGGGCGCCTGCTCGATCATCTGCGTCAAGGTGCGCTTAACCTTAAGCATTTGAGTGTGCTGGTATTTGATGAAGCCGACCGTATGCTCGATATGGGATTTATGGATGAAATCAAAGCGGTGCTCAAGCAAGTGCCGGCGCAGCGACAGACACTGCTGTTCTCGGCTACCTTAGATGATTCGATTT encodes the following:
- a CDS encoding Lon protease family protein — protein: MPTVPTATPAIPLTSQQLYRKSELKQLNPECQSTAQLTPLDDIVGQERAQQAVEFAMGIKEKGYNIYAIGQNGLGKRTMMLRYLNRHDPIEPSLFDWCYVVNFDDTRSPKVLKLTAGTGQEFKKSIEKLMLKLVKALPLAFDNEMYYARAEKLKSQLAQKQEAALTELSEEAKQKNISLSLTLQGDYQMVALNGEEPHDEVSFGALTEAERAQFESNINGLEVKLRGIIRQNTEWEEEFSDTQQEHDEQVAKDVLVHFFKPLKDKYKHQPEVRAFLTGMQSDILSNLDIFLEESEEQLALAYASLEKKMPRRYQVNVIVCQGEQKFPIVVEESPSYHSLFGYVENATFRGTVFTDFSLIRPGSLHKANGGVLLMDAIKVLERPYVWDGLKRALRSRKLDLSSLEREVSLSGTISLAPEPIPLDVKIILFGDHETYQLLQHYDPDFSELFRVTADFEDVMDRTDISEAQYARFISSIVHDNNMLHCDRSAIARIIEYSSREAQDQQKLSLHSANIANLLRESNFCAKAAASQCIEKQHVEQALKNQEQRVSRLHDNIMESFINGTTLINTHDKVVGQINALSVISTSDHQFGLPNRITATTAFGKGEVLDIEHRVKLGGRIHSKGVLILTAYLASVLGKTAQIPLTTYLTFEQSYSGVDGDSASMAECCAIISAISELPLRQDIAITGSMNQFGEAQPIGGVNEKIEGFFDVCKIKGRSSSQGVIIPESNIANLMLRQDIVEAVARGEFHIWAISHVTQAMALLLGKAAATLGGDDGKHTGHYAPECVFGIAQQKLNALRALPKAN
- a CDS encoding bifunctional diguanylate cyclase/phosphodiesterase, yielding MIDITISPKQLSDWANDLQLVADMTQSHAVVLQASVAGDYRLLVQSSQCQSSDIEALIRHFNLKAHLNLHQNATPKVKVASSADTAYNPFNESRTFSHHQVDLPEDIRQACAYKRALIQNISSNLQWCDTGLGSLIYLPILWTSGAHFGVLCVYNSDPLHLGDRALQLASLTVNSLQLNLSELLKQHKYALEAQRGQVYAPDVIDLQTFIDSFEEHIWVKNTEGVYTICNHSVEKAWELPRSEIVGKTDEDLFGKEIAEIFLNGDRLAIEAGTPIIVAECLDGEKQNKHLWLETLKIPATTADGALAGVIGMTRNISKHKEVEEQLTLATNVFKHTLEGVVITDRHGNITDVNGAFYEITGYSREELLGQNPRLFNSGRHEKAFFDAMWNHLLETGKWNGEIWNRRKDGTIFPQNITISTIYDELGDVRYFVAVFSDISAQKQSEAQLAHLAYFDPLTHLPNRMKLMMQLKQELRHAKRLNAQLATVFIDVDLFKHINDSFGHSIGDEMLVELAKRLRSQLQEQDVLSRIGGDEFVALISGIQSHEDAAAAINQLRQVFEQPFVVSTGDHLRLTASMGVSIYPDDGSNADTLLRNADAAMYRAKSEGRNNFAFYTESLTKQSFEHLKLQSALYGALEQNALYLMYQPKLDLVSRKTIGVEALLRWNDPILGQISPGVFIPVAEKIGLIYDIGLWVLETACLQGVRWLAEGKPFGRIAVNVAGQQLQRSSFVEDVKRILTQTGLPATCLELEVTESVMMHNPDVAIRDLKLLGDLGIELSVDDFGTGYSSLNYLKKLPIHKLKIDQSFVRDIPFDTNNTAIAKAVIVLGHALKLEIVAEGVETQAQAEFLTQNLCDQAQGYLFSRPLLPADVEAFLAKA